One window of Manihot esculenta cultivar AM560-2 chromosome 17, M.esculenta_v8, whole genome shotgun sequence genomic DNA carries:
- the LOC110605019 gene encoding uncharacterized protein LOC110605019, whose amino-acid sequence MKTLIVAYPISYTNFQLSPSNFLFHFPSLSPGNTKLIHVSLAKSFCIPKPTNCSTISSPATSGSVSCGGWDDLSLGGDLVSSGESNQLRDFLVSRGIDDKQHVFMFLLGTFCAFAISRVRVSSIIIFPASVLIFAIGFSLGFLRGGSFTEFSVNASKKRTKDESFRVHAERLRSLVGVFDGFYAKVDDLKNSIQRAIDAKEIELTDLENYMNVIGLIQASALHSKNVVEATIDGIGNSSSVLENQKSSSRKKKEIGEVGLEILQFVGGLFGAKLVDSKPNKVKDKDNVKQGAVQGVANDQAQGNSSTLVMEDGNSVDNDKGNRSSMYTKDLKNKSALDWDSERRNRIISENAKMNTGEKAGNVKRSVDSEEYSYHSSRMRFVDNQSVSWKMNQNNKTETWKSNDNLRDSMDFDFSYKHMETESSFVQEQMLKQSSGAYKSSHSRKINDETYRSQFREEGLNDDFWLADHHSVWDSEIGPSSSSVVSDDVMFDRYITEANNLLKQAKEYIRIKHDEEHVDIILYKSAKLFSKALTMKPMSLLAIGQLGNTYLLHGELKLKISRELRTLLSRRDPLSFENRRTVVKGLDEQVANKDKIASALVNVCEECEGLLVEAGRKYRMALSIDGNDVRALYNWGLALSFRAQLIADIGPEAAFDADKVFLAAIDKFDAMMSKGNVYAPDALLRWGVVLQQRSRLRPRNSKEKVKLLMQAKRLYEDALDMDSNNLQVREALYSCVAELNRRLL is encoded by the exons ATGAAAACCCTAATTGTGGCATACCCAATTAGCTACACAAATTTCCAATTATCCCcttcaaattttctttttcactttCCGTCACTTTCACCGGgaaatacaaaattaattcaTGTTTCCCTTGCAAAATCTTTCTGCATTCCCAAACCCACCAACTGCTCCACCATCAGTTCACCCGCCACCTCTGGTTCAGTCAGTTGCGGTGGTTGGGACGATTTGAGTCTCGGTGGTGATTTGGTCAGCTCAGGTGAGTCAAATCAGCTTCGTGATTTTCTTGTTTCTAGAGGAATTGATGACAAacaacatgtttttatgtttctATTGGGGACTTTTTGTGCCTTTGCTATTTCTAGGGTTAGGGTTTCGTCAATTATCATATTTCCTGCTTCTGTATTGATTTTTGCTATTGGGTTTTCGCTTGGGTTTCTCCGTGGGGGGAGTTTCACTGAGTTTAGTGTGaatgcaagtaagaagaggacAAAAGATGAGAGCTTTAGAGTGCATGCTGAAAGATTGAGGAGTTTGGTTGGGGTGTTTGACGGGTTTTATGCTAAAGTTGATGATTTGAAGAATTCAATACAAAGAGCTATTGATGCTAAAGAGATTGAATTGACTGATTTGGAAAATTATATGAATGTCATTGGATTAATACAGGCATCGGCTTTGCATTCTAAAAATGTTGTTGAGGCCACCATTGATGGAATAGGAAATTCTAGCAGTGTGTTGGAAAACCAGAAGTCATCCagtagaaaaaagaaagagattgGAGAAGTTGGGTTAGAGATCTTGCAATTTGTTGGGGGTTTGTTTGGTGCAAAACTGGTAGATTCAAAGCCTAATAAAGTGAAAGACAAAGACAATGTAAAGCAAGGGGCCGTGCAAGGTGTAGCAAATGATCAAGCTCAAGGAAACAGCTCAACTCTGGTGATGGAAGACGGGAATTCTGTTGATAATGATAAAGGAAATAGGTCTTCCATGTATACCAAAGATCTAAAAAATAAGTCTGCATTAGATTGGGACAGTGAAAGAAGAAATAGAATAATATCAGAAAATGCCAAAATGAACACAGGAGAAAAAGCTGGGAATGTAAAGAGATCTGTTGACTCTGAAGAGTATTCTTACCATAGTAGCAGAATGAGGTTTGTGGATAATCAATCTGTCTCATGGAAGAtgaaccaaaataataaaactgaaaCATGGAAATCCAATGACAATCTGCGTGACTCTATGGATTTTGATTTCAGTTACAAACATATGGAAACTGAATCTTCCTTTGTTCAAGAGCAGATGTTGAAGCAATCTAGTGGTGCTTACAAGTCTTCTCACAGCAGGAAGATTAATGATGAAACTTACAGATCTCAATTCAGAGAAGAGGGTCTAAATGATGATTTCTGGTTGGCTGATCATCATTCTGTATGGGATAGTGAAATTGGTCCCTCTTCATCTTCAGTAGTTTCAGATGATGTGATGTTTGACAGGTATATTACTGAAGCAAACAACCTTCTGAAACAAGCTAAGGAATATATAAGGATAAAACATGATGAAGAGCATGTGGATATTATACTGTACAAGTCTGCCAAGTTATTCTCTAAAGCCCTAACCATGAAGCCCATGAGTTTGTTGGCCATTGGCCAATTGGGCAACACATATCTCCTCCATGGAGAACTAAAATTAAAGATCAGCCGTGAATTGAGAACTCTTCTCTCAAGAAGGGATCCCTTATCGTTTGAAAATCGACGTACAGTAGTAAAAGGATTGGATGAGCAAGTAgcaaataaagataaaattgcATCTGCTCTTGTTAATGTGTGTGAAGAATGTGAAGGACTACTTGTGGAGGCAGGCAGAAAATATAGGATGGCATTATCAATTGATGGAAATGATGTAAGGGCACTGTACAATTGGGGCCTTGCTCTCTCTTTCCGTGCTCAATTGATTGCAGATATTGGACCA GAAGCTGCTTTTGATGCTGACAAAGTGTTCCTGGCTGCAATTGATAAATTTGACGCTATGATGTCCAAAGGCAATGTTTATGCACCAGATG CTTTGCTTAGATGGGGTGTGGTTCTGCAGCAAAGATCTCGTTTACGGCCACGGAATAGTAAAGAGAAGGTGAAGTTGCTGATGCAAGCAAAGCGACTCTATGAAGATGCACTCGATATGGACTCCAACAATCTCCAAGTAagagaagctttatactcatgtGTAGCTGAGCTTAATCGCAGGCTTCTTTAA